Proteins found in one Ovis canadensis isolate MfBH-ARS-UI-01 breed Bighorn chromosome 20, ARS-UI_OviCan_v2, whole genome shotgun sequence genomic segment:
- the LOC138425081 gene encoding histone H2B type 1-C/E/F/G/I codes for MPEPAKSAPAPKKGSKKAVTKAQKKDGKKRKRSRKESYSVYVYKVLKQVHPDTGISSKAMGIMNSFVNDIFERIAGEASRLAHYNKRSTITSREIQTAVRLLLPGELAKHAVSEGTKAVTKYTSSK; via the coding sequence ATGCCTGAACCAGCCAAATCCGCTCCTGCCCCTAAAAAGGGTTCTAAAAAGGCTGTGACTAAGGCCCAGAAGAAGGACGGCAAGAAACGCAAGCGCAGCCGCAAGGAGAGCTACTCCGTGTACGTGTACAAGGTGCTGAAGCAAGTCCATCCGGACACCGGTATCTCGTCCAAGGCCATGGGCATCATGAACTCCTTCGTCAATGACATCTTTGAGCGCATCGCGGGCGAGGCGTCTCGCCTGGCACATTACAACAAGCGCTCGACCATTACATCCAGGGAGATCCAGACCGCCGTGCGCCTGCTGCTGCCCGGGGAGCTGGCCAAGCATGCGGTGTCTGAGGGCACTAAGGCTGTCACTAAGTACACCAGCTCCAAATGA
- the LOC138425024 gene encoding histone H2A type 1: protein MSGRGKQGGKARAKAKTRSSRAGLQFPVGRVHRLLRKGNYAERVGAGAPVYLAAVLEYLTAEILELAGNAARDNKKTRIIPRHLQLAIRNDEELNKLLGKVTIAQGGVLPNIQAVLLPKKTESHHKAKGK from the coding sequence ATGTCTGGACGCGGAAAACAGGGTGGCAAGGCTCGAGCTAAGGCCAAGACCCGCTCTTCGCGGGCTGGACTTCAGTTTCCCGTGGGCCGAGTGCACCGTCTGCTTCGTAAAGGGAACTATGCCGAGCGGGTCGGGGCGGGAGCACCGGTGTATCTGGCGGCGGTGCTGGAGTACCTGACGGCTGAGATCCTGGAGTTGGCGGGTAACGCGGCCCGGGACAACAAGAAGACCCGCATCATCCCACGTCACCTGCAGCTGGCCATCCGCAACGACGAGGAGCTCAACAAGCTGCTGGGCAAAGTCACCATCGCTCAGGGCGGCGTCCTGCCCAACATCCAGGCCGTGCTGCTCCCTAAGAAGACCGAGAGTCACCATAAGGCCAAGGGCAAGTAA